In Flavobacterium cerinum, one genomic interval encodes:
- the pckA gene encoding phosphoenolpyruvate carboxykinase (ATP) → MNVTNIISLEKYGIKDTVEIIYNPSYDHLYNEELNPELEGYEKGQLTELGAVNVMTGVFTGRSPKDKYIVKDDITKDTIWWTSEKAVNDNKPISQDTWNALKQTTVDELSGKKLYVVDAFCGANENTRLKVRFIMEVAWQAHFVKNMFIRPTEEELENFGEPDFVVMNGSKTSFKDYAAHGLNSEVYVAFNLTEKIQLIGGTWYGGEMKKGLFSMMNYYLPLQGIASMHCSANKGKDGDVAVFFGLSGTGKTTLSTDPKRELIGDDEHGWDNDGVFNFEGGCYAKTIDLSKENEPDIFNAIRKDALLENVTVDADGKIDFKDGSVTQNTRVSYPIYHIDNIVKPVSKAGHASKVIFLTADAFGVMPPVSKLTPEQTKYFFLSGFTAKLAGTERGVTQPEPTFSACFGKAFLCLHPTQYGEELVKKMEEHNATAYMVNTGWNGTGKRISIKDTRAIIDRILDGSIEKADTEIVPIFNLEVPKALEGVNTEILDPRNTYADASEWTTKATDLAGLFIKNFVQYIDNEEGKNLVKAGPQL, encoded by the coding sequence ATGAATGTTACGAATATAATTTCATTAGAAAAATACGGTATCAAAGACACGGTTGAAATTATTTATAACCCATCTTACGATCACCTATATAATGAAGAATTAAATCCGGAGTTAGAGGGGTATGAGAAAGGGCAGTTGACGGAGCTGGGTGCGGTTAACGTTATGACGGGTGTATTTACAGGAAGATCTCCAAAGGATAAATACATAGTTAAAGACGATATTACAAAAGATACAATTTGGTGGACATCGGAAAAAGCGGTAAACGATAATAAGCCGATTTCACAAGATACCTGGAATGCTTTAAAACAGACTACTGTAGATGAGTTATCCGGTAAGAAATTGTATGTAGTAGATGCTTTTTGTGGTGCGAACGAAAACACACGTTTAAAAGTGCGTTTTATTATGGAAGTGGCATGGCAGGCACATTTTGTAAAAAATATGTTTATCCGTCCTACGGAAGAGGAGTTGGAAAACTTCGGAGAGCCGGATTTCGTAGTAATGAACGGTTCGAAAACATCATTTAAAGATTATGCAGCACACGGATTAAATTCGGAAGTATATGTTGCATTTAACCTTACTGAAAAAATCCAGTTAATCGGAGGAACCTGGTATGGCGGTGAAATGAAAAAAGGATTGTTCTCGATGATGAACTATTACCTGCCGCTTCAGGGAATTGCTTCAATGCACTGTTCTGCTAATAAAGGTAAAGATGGTGATGTAGCTGTTTTCTTCGGATTATCAGGAACGGGGAAAACGACTTTATCAACAGATCCGAAACGTGAGTTAATCGGTGATGATGAGCACGGATGGGATAATGACGGTGTGTTTAACTTTGAAGGCGGATGTTATGCTAAAACAATCGACCTAAGTAAAGAAAACGAGCCGGATATCTTTAATGCAATCCGTAAAGATGCTTTATTAGAGAACGTAACGGTTGATGCCGACGGGAAAATTGATTTTAAAGATGGTTCAGTAACACAAAATACACGTGTGTCTTACCCGATCTATCATATTGATAATATTGTAAAACCGGTATCTAAAGCCGGACATGCTTCTAAGGTAATCTTCCTTACGGCTGATGCATTTGGAGTAATGCCGCCGGTATCGAAATTAACACCGGAGCAAACTAAATATTTCTTCCTTTCTGGTTTTACAGCTAAATTAGCAGGAACTGAGCGTGGTGTAACACAACCGGAGCCTACTTTCTCTGCGTGTTTCGGAAAAGCATTCTTATGTTTACATCCAACACAATACGGAGAGGAATTGGTGAAGAAAATGGAAGAGCACAATGCAACGGCTTATATGGTAAATACAGGTTGGAACGGAACCGGAAAACGTATTTCTATTAAAGATACCCGTGCGATCATTGATCGAATTTTAGACGGATCAATTGAAAAAGCGGATACAGAAATTGTTCCGATTTTTAATCTGGAAGTTCCTAAAGCATTAGAAGGTGTAAATACGGAAATTTTAGATCCTAGAAATACATATGCAGATGCGTCTGAATGGACAACTAAGGCTACGGATTTAGCAGGATTGTTTATTAAGAACTTTGTACAATATATCGATAATGAGGAAGGTAAGAATTTAGTTAAGGCAGGTCCGCAACTATAA
- a CDS encoding DUF423 domain-containing protein produces MNRKIIAAAAFMGAIAIILGAFGAHGLKKVLDETQLATFETGVKYQMYHALFLLFVGTTALLTEKTKKIICYLTVIGVLLFSGSIYLLATSPATGIDFKFLGPVTPIGGLLMILAWMLLLMQVIRKKA; encoded by the coding sequence ATGAATAGAAAAATTATCGCAGCGGCTGCTTTTATGGGAGCTATCGCTATTATATTAGGTGCTTTCGGGGCACACGGGCTAAAAAAGGTATTGGATGAAACGCAATTGGCTACTTTCGAAACCGGAGTGAAATATCAGATGTATCATGCCTTGTTTCTTTTGTTTGTAGGGACAACCGCGTTGCTGACTGAAAAAACAAAGAAAATAATTTGTTATCTTACGGTTATCGGAGTGTTGCTTTTTTCCGGATCGATTTATCTGTTGGCAACAAGTCCTGCTACCGGTATCGATTTTAAATTTTTGGGACCTGTAACCCCGATCGGCGGGCTTTTAATGATATTGGCATGGATGCTACTTTTAATGCAGGTAATCAGGAAAAAAGCATAA
- a CDS encoding saccharopine dehydrogenase family protein — protein MRHILIIGAGRSASSLIKYLLDKSEQENLHLTIGDLSLELAQKKTNNHPRATAIAFDIHNETQRKAEIQKADIVISMLPAFLHIEVAKDCITYKKHMVTASYISDAMQELNEAAIANSLVFMNEIGLDPGIDHMSAMKVLDEIREKGGNVILFESFCGGLVAPESDTNLWNYKFTWNPRNVVLAGQGGAAKFIQEGTYKYIPYHKLFRRTEFLEVEGYGRFEGYANRDSLKYRSVYGLDNALTVFRGTIRRVGYSRAWDMFVQLGMTDDSYTIDNSETMNYREFVNLFLPYHPTDSVEIKLRHILKIDQDDVVWDKLLELDLFNANKIIGLKNATPAQILEKILTDSWTLEPDDKDMIVMYHKFGYEVNGEKKQIDATMVCIGDDQTYTSMAKTVGLPVAMATLQILNGNIKTPGVQLPINKEVYLPILQELEEYGVIFKEQDVPYKGYK, from the coding sequence ATGAGACATATTTTAATCATCGGAGCCGGCCGCTCGGCTTCGTCACTCATAAAATATCTACTGGATAAATCAGAGCAGGAAAATTTACATTTAACAATCGGCGATTTGTCGTTGGAACTGGCACAAAAGAAAACCAACAACCATCCGAGAGCCACTGCAATTGCTTTTGACATTCACAATGAAACACAGCGCAAAGCTGAAATTCAGAAAGCTGATATTGTAATCTCTATGCTTCCGGCATTTTTACATATCGAGGTAGCAAAAGACTGTATTACGTATAAAAAACATATGGTTACAGCTTCTTATATTTCTGATGCCATGCAGGAATTAAACGAGGCGGCAATTGCCAACAGCCTTGTTTTTATGAATGAAATCGGACTCGATCCGGGAATTGATCATATGAGCGCCATGAAAGTATTGGATGAAATTCGCGAAAAAGGCGGAAATGTAATCCTTTTCGAATCATTTTGCGGCGGATTAGTTGCTCCGGAATCCGATACGAATTTATGGAACTATAAATTTACCTGGAATCCGAGAAATGTAGTATTGGCCGGACAAGGCGGTGCTGCTAAATTTATTCAGGAAGGAACTTATAAATATATTCCGTATCACAAACTTTTCAGAAGAACCGAATTTTTGGAAGTGGAAGGTTACGGCCGTTTTGAAGGTTATGCCAACCGCGATTCTTTAAAATACAGAAGTGTTTACGGATTGGATAATGCCTTAACCGTATTCCGCGGAACGATTCGTCGTGTGGGATATTCCAGAGCCTGGGACATGTTTGTACAGTTAGGGATGACTGATGATTCATACACGATTGATAATTCTGAAACGATGAATTACCGCGAATTTGTCAATCTGTTTTTACCGTATCATCCGACGGATTCCGTTGAAATCAAATTACGTCATATCCTAAAAATCGATCAGGATGATGTTGTTTGGGATAAATTACTGGAATTAGATCTGTTTAATGCTAATAAGATCATCGGACTGAAAAATGCGACTCCGGCACAAATTCTGGAAAAAATCCTAACCGATAGCTGGACTTTAGAACCGGACGATAAAGATATGATCGTAATGTATCATAAATTCGGTTACGAAGTAAATGGTGAAAAGAAACAAATTGATGCCACAATGGTTTGCATCGGTGATGACCAAACCTATACTTCAATGGCGAAAACCGTAGGCTTACCGGTAGCAATGGCTACACTTCAAATCCTAAACGGAAATATTAAAACACCGGGTGTACAACTTCCGATAAACAAAGAAGTATATCTTCCGATTTTACAAGAACTGGAAGAATACGGTGTTATTTTTAAAGAACAAGACGTTCCCTATAAAGGATACAAATAG
- a CDS encoding Lrp/AsnC family transcriptional regulator, producing the protein MKLNSLQVEMDGIDKEILRYLMEDARKPILQIASKIGISGAAIHQRLRKLEQAGVITGSRFTVSHKILGYSTMAFVGIYLDKASRNPEAVRELKKIPEVLECHYTTGNWSILIKLICHDNEHLMQLLNKKIQAIEGVSRTETFISLDQQIERQIQL; encoded by the coding sequence ATGAAGCTAAACTCCTTACAAGTTGAAATGGACGGGATCGATAAAGAGATTCTTCGCTATCTGATGGAAGATGCCCGTAAACCAATATTACAAATCGCAAGTAAAATCGGAATTTCAGGAGCAGCCATTCATCAACGATTACGCAAACTGGAACAAGCCGGTGTGATAACCGGATCCCGTTTTACCGTAAGTCACAAAATACTTGGCTATAGCACTATGGCCTTTGTTGGTATTTATTTGGACAAAGCGTCCCGAAATCCGGAAGCCGTGCGGGAATTAAAAAAGATTCCGGAAGTTCTGGAATGTCATTATACCACCGGAAACTGGAGTATCCTAATCAAACTGATTTGCCATGATAACGAACATCTGATGCAGTTACTGAATAAAAAAATACAAGCCATCGAAGGCGTTTCCCGTACCGAAACCTTTATTTCACTTGATCAACAAATAGAACGTCAAATTCAGTTATAA
- a CDS encoding zinc metallopeptidase — protein sequence MLGYYILIGAIAIVSWIVSNRLKSKFEEYSKIHLRNGMSGAEIAEKMLADNGIRDVRVISTPGRLTDHYNPVDKTVNLSEAVYNQRNAAAAAVAAHECGHAVQHATAYSMLQMRSKMVPIVNVASGMSQWLIIGGLLLGAAAKIGFGFYIAILGLVLMGIATAFSFITLPVEYDASNRALAWLKNKNMLSQQEYAGAEDALKWAARTYVVAAIGALASLLYWAFQVFGRRD from the coding sequence ATGCTGGGATATTATATTTTAATTGGAGCTATTGCTATAGTTAGTTGGATTGTTAGTAATCGGTTAAAGAGCAAATTTGAGGAATACTCAAAAATTCATTTGCGTAACGGGATGTCCGGAGCGGAAATTGCCGAAAAAATGCTGGCTGACAATGGAATTCGCGATGTAAGAGTTATTTCAACACCGGGAAGGTTAACCGATCATTATAATCCGGTAGATAAAACCGTAAACCTGAGTGAAGCGGTATACAACCAACGAAATGCAGCTGCGGCAGCTGTAGCAGCTCACGAATGCGGACACGCGGTACAACATGCAACTGCTTATAGTATGTTGCAGATGCGTTCTAAAATGGTGCCGATTGTTAATGTTGCTTCCGGAATGTCACAATGGTTAATCATTGGAGGATTGCTCTTAGGAGCGGCAGCTAAAATCGGATTCGGATTTTATATTGCGATTTTAGGATTGGTGTTGATGGGAATTGCAACGGCATTCAGTTTTATTACCTTACCGGTAGAATACGATGCGAGTAACAGAGCATTGGCCTGGTTGAAAAATAAAAATATGTTAAGCCAACAGGAATATGCAGGTGCGGAAGATGCTTTAAAATGGGCAGCCAGAACCTATGTGGTAGCTGCTATAGGAGCGTTAGCCTCACTATTGTACTGGGCTTTTCAGGTTTTTGGAAGAAGAGACTAA
- a CDS encoding leucine--tRNA ligase: MKYNPNVIEAKWQKYWSENQTFKAENNSAKPKYFVLDMFPYPSGAGLHVGHPLGYIASDIYARYKRHTGFNVLHPQGYDSFGLPAEQYAIQTGQHPEKTTKENIARYREQLDKIGFSFDWSREVRTSNPEYYKWTQWIFIQLFNSWYNNDSDKAEDISTLTALFEKEGNAKVNAVCDDAIVSFTAAEWNAFTAEEKEKIMLQYRLTYLAETEVNWCPALGTVLANDEIINGVSERGGHPVIRKKMTQWSMRISAYAERLLQGLETIDWSESIKESQRNWIGKSVGAAVTFNLKGHEETIEVFTTRPDTIFGVTFMTLAPEHDLVAKITTPEQKQAVDTYVEATAKRSERDRMADVKTISGVFTGAYAEHPFTKEPIPVWIGDYVLAGYGTGAVMAVPCGDERDYAFANHFNIPIKNIFEGVDISETAYSDKENTIIADSDFLNGLNYKKATQKAIEALEQLGQGKGKTNYRLRDAVFSRQRYWGEPFPVYYVNGLPKMIETEHLPIILPEVEKYLPTEDGQPPLGNATVWAWDTVNHKVVDNDKINHVTVFPLELNTMPGWAGSSWYWMRYMDAHNTEAFASKEALQYWENVDLYIGGNEHATGHLLYSRFWNKFLKDKNLAPTEEPFKKLINQGMILGTSAFVYRFTIGSTVLFASKNLLIEQGDQLGVCVVFDSAQNKYVTTQNHADFVPVLKIHADVNLVNASDELDVEAFKNHALYQDYKEAIFITNENDKYIVGREVEKMSKSKYNVVNPDDICEQYGADTLRLYEMFLGPLEQAKPWNTAGITGVSGFLKKLWRLYFDDNGLIVTHNEPGKDALKTLHKTIKKVQEDIENFSFNTSVSGFMIAVNELSALKCNEKAILEPLAILISPYAPHIAEELWQALGNEGSISQVPFPVFDAKHLVESSKEYPVSFNGKMRFKIELPMDLTAEEIEKIILDDERTKAQLNGNAPKKVVIVPGKIINLVG, encoded by the coding sequence ATGAAGTACAATCCAAACGTAATTGAAGCCAAATGGCAAAAGTACTGGTCCGAGAACCAGACCTTTAAAGCAGAAAACAATTCAGCTAAGCCTAAGTATTTTGTATTAGATATGTTTCCGTACCCATCAGGTGCCGGACTGCATGTTGGTCATCCGCTCGGATATATCGCTTCCGATATCTATGCAAGATACAAACGCCACACAGGATTCAATGTGTTACATCCGCAAGGATATGACAGTTTCGGATTACCGGCTGAGCAATATGCTATTCAGACCGGACAACATCCTGAAAAAACAACCAAAGAAAACATTGCCCGTTATCGCGAACAATTGGATAAAATCGGTTTTTCGTTCGACTGGAGCCGTGAAGTACGTACTTCCAATCCGGAATATTATAAGTGGACACAATGGATCTTTATCCAGTTGTTTAATTCATGGTATAATAACGATAGCGATAAGGCGGAAGATATCAGTACGCTAACAGCTCTTTTTGAAAAAGAAGGTAACGCAAAAGTAAATGCAGTTTGCGATGATGCTATTGTATCATTTACGGCAGCAGAATGGAATGCTTTTACTGCTGAAGAGAAAGAAAAAATCATGTTGCAATATCGTTTGACCTATCTGGCGGAAACAGAAGTAAACTGGTGTCCGGCTTTAGGAACGGTATTGGCTAACGACGAAATTATAAATGGGGTATCCGAACGCGGAGGTCACCCGGTGATCCGTAAAAAGATGACACAATGGAGTATGCGTATTTCTGCGTATGCTGAAAGATTGTTACAAGGATTGGAAACAATCGACTGGAGCGAAAGTATCAAGGAAAGTCAGCGAAACTGGATCGGGAAATCGGTTGGAGCAGCTGTGACTTTTAATCTGAAAGGCCATGAAGAAACAATCGAAGTGTTTACAACGCGTCCTGATACCATTTTTGGTGTAACTTTTATGACATTAGCACCGGAACACGATTTAGTAGCTAAAATTACAACGCCGGAACAAAAACAAGCAGTTGATACGTATGTTGAAGCAACGGCAAAACGTAGCGAAAGAGATCGTATGGCCGATGTAAAAACCATTTCCGGAGTATTTACCGGAGCGTATGCCGAGCATCCGTTTACAAAAGAACCGATTCCGGTTTGGATTGGTGATTATGTATTGGCCGGATATGGAACAGGAGCGGTAATGGCGGTGCCTTGCGGTGATGAAAGAGATTATGCTTTTGCCAATCATTTTAATATTCCGATTAAAAATATTTTCGAAGGCGTGGATATTTCGGAAACAGCTTATTCGGATAAAGAAAATACAATTATAGCCGATTCGGATTTTCTGAACGGATTAAATTATAAAAAAGCAACCCAAAAGGCGATTGAAGCTTTGGAACAATTGGGACAAGGGAAAGGAAAAACGAATTACCGTTTGCGGGATGCCGTTTTTTCCAGACAACGTTATTGGGGAGAACCGTTCCCGGTATATTATGTGAATGGTTTACCGAAGATGATCGAAACAGAACATTTGCCGATCATTTTACCGGAGGTAGAAAAATACCTGCCAACGGAAGACGGGCAACCGCCGTTAGGAAATGCAACGGTTTGGGCCTGGGATACGGTAAATCATAAGGTGGTTGATAATGATAAAATTAATCATGTAACGGTGTTCCCGTTGGAATTAAACACAATGCCGGGTTGGGCAGGAAGCTCCTGGTATTGGATGCGTTATATGGATGCACATAATACAGAAGCATTCGCCTCAAAAGAAGCATTGCAATATTGGGAAAATGTTGACTTGTATATCGGTGGAAACGAACATGCTACCGGACACTTGTTATATTCCCGATTCTGGAATAAATTCTTAAAAGATAAAAATCTGGCACCGACGGAAGAGCCGTTTAAAAAGTTGATCAATCAAGGGATGATTTTAGGAACTAGTGCCTTTGTATACCGATTTACAATCGGATCTACGGTATTGTTTGCATCTAAAAATCTATTGATTGAACAAGGTGATCAGTTAGGTGTTTGTGTTGTATTTGATAGTGCGCAAAATAAATATGTAACTACGCAAAATCACGCAGACTTTGTTCCTGTATTAAAAATCCATGCCGATGTAAATCTGGTAAATGCTTCAGATGAATTGGATGTAGAAGCGTTTAAAAACCATGCTTTATATCAGGATTATAAAGAAGCGATTTTTATAACAAATGAAAATGATAAATACATTGTAGGGCGTGAAGTAGAAAAAATGTCCAAGTCGAAATATAATGTAGTAAACCCTGATGATATTTGCGAGCAATACGGAGCGGATACGCTACGTTTGTACGAAATGTTCTTAGGTCCGTTAGAACAGGCTAAACCGTGGAATACAGCCGGAATTACCGGAGTTTCCGGATTCCTGAAAAAACTATGGCGTTTGTATTTCGATGACAACGGTTTGATTGTAACCCATAACGAACCAGGCAAGGATGCGTTAAAGACGCTACATAAAACGATTAAAAAAGTACAGGAAGATATTGAGAACTTCTCATTTAATACCTCTGTATCCGGATTTATGATTGCGGTAAACGAATTATCGGCACTAAAATGCAATGAAAAAGCAATTTTAGAACCGTTAGCGATTTTGATTTCGCCTTATGCACCACACATTGCAGAAGAATTGTGGCAGGCGTTAGGAAATGAAGGCTCGATTTCGCAAGTACCGTTCCCGGTTTTCGATGCTAAGCATTTAGTGGAAAGCAGTAAGGAATATCCGGTTTCGTTTAACGGAAAGATGCGTTTTAAAATTGAGTTGCCTATGGATCTTACCGCTGAAGAAATTGAAAAAATTATCTTGGATGACGAGCGAACCAAAGCACAGCTAAACGGAAATGCACCGAAAAAAGTAGTAATCGTACCTGGTAAGATTATCAATTTAGTAGGATAA
- a CDS encoding cell division protein FtsX — translation MATSFEKYQKRRLISSYFSVILSIFLVLFLLGALGLFVINSEKISNDFKENIPMSVYFNNEANDSILKAFGTQLTTSNYVKDQSFVSKDDAAKKHKDIIGEDFMEFLGFNPLQNSYDIHLKGNYVVSDSIKEIEGEIRKNPMVTEVIYDKQLVDLVNENVKKITFWILIVSGVLAFVAMLLINSSLRLSIHSNRFIIKTMQMVGATKSFIRKPFIWRSIKLGLIGSGLAIAALIGLVFYVDGQFPSLGIATDYLSTGIVLAGVLVVGIIITWISTFFATQRFLNLRTDDLY, via the coding sequence ATGGCTACATCTTTTGAAAAGTATCAAAAACGCAGACTTATTTCTTCCTATTTTTCGGTTATTCTAAGTATTTTCCTTGTGTTATTCCTTTTAGGTGCATTGGGGCTTTTTGTTATTAATTCAGAAAAGATTTCCAACGATTTTAAAGAGAATATTCCTATGTCCGTTTATTTTAACAACGAGGCAAACGATAGTATTTTAAAAGCGTTCGGTACCCAATTAACGACCTCAAATTATGTAAAAGATCAATCTTTTGTTTCGAAAGACGATGCGGCCAAAAAACACAAAGACATTATCGGCGAGGATTTTATGGAGTTTTTAGGGTTTAACCCGCTACAAAACTCGTATGACATTCACTTAAAAGGAAATTATGTAGTTTCTGACAGTATTAAAGAAATTGAAGGTGAGATCCGTAAAAATCCAATGGTAACGGAAGTCATTTACGACAAACAATTGGTTGACCTTGTAAATGAAAACGTAAAAAAGATCACTTTTTGGATTTTAATTGTCAGCGGTGTATTGGCTTTTGTGGCGATGCTGCTTATCAATAGTTCATTGCGATTATCCATCCACTCCAATCGTTTTATCATTAAAACAATGCAAATGGTTGGTGCTACTAAATCCTTTATTCGAAAACCGTTTATCTGGAGAAGTATTAAATTGGGATTAATCGGTTCCGGATTGGCTATTGCCGCTTTAATCGGACTTGTTTTTTATGTTGACGGACAATTCCCAAGTCTGGGTATCGCTACTGATTATCTTTCCACAGGAATTGTTTTGGCCGGCGTTCTGGTTGTCGGTATTATCATTACCTGGATCAGCACTTTCTTCGCTACACAACGCTTTTTAAATTTAAGAACCGACGATTTATATTAA
- a CDS encoding DUF3098 domain-containing protein has product MENENKHKHDFLFEGLNYKILFIGLAVIGLGFILMSGGGSNDPNVFSTDIFDFRRIKLAPTVVLIGFGITIYAIIKNPKKDTYKN; this is encoded by the coding sequence ATGGAAAACGAAAACAAGCACAAGCACGACTTTCTTTTTGAAGGTCTTAATTATAAAATCCTTTTTATCGGTCTTGCCGTAATTGGTTTAGGTTTTATCCTGATGTCCGGCGGAGGTAGTAATGACCCGAACGTTTTCAGTACGGATATTTTTGATTTCAGACGAATCAAATTGGCTCCGACAGTTGTACTGATCGGTTTCGGAATTACCATTTATGCAATAATAAAAAACCCTAAAAAGGATACTTACAAGAATTAA
- a CDS encoding undecaprenyl-diphosphate phosphatase — MDLLQALIIAIIEGLTEYLPISSTAHMGFTAALLGMEETEFLKMFQVSIQFGAILSIVVLYWRKFFDFSNFNFYFKLAFAVIPALVLGYLFDDKIEAVLGNQIAISSVLVLGGVVLLFIDKRFKDPKIHDEKEITFKKAITIGFWQCLAMMPGTSRSAASIIGGMTQGLSRKAAAEFSFFLAVPTMLAVTVYSIFVKTWGKGTPTEMKGYEMILQDQDHIILFLIGNIVAFIVALVAVKTFISVLTKYGFKFWGWYRIIIGIGLLIYFYSAK, encoded by the coding sequence ATGGATTTATTACAAGCGCTTATTATTGCCATAATTGAAGGCCTGACTGAGTATTTACCGATTTCTTCCACCGCACATATGGGCTTTACTGCCGCTTTATTGGGAATGGAAGAAACCGAATTTTTAAAAATGTTCCAGGTTTCCATTCAATTTGGCGCCATATTATCCATTGTGGTTTTATACTGGAGAAAGTTTTTCGACTTCTCTAATTTCAATTTTTATTTCAAACTGGCTTTTGCAGTAATTCCTGCATTAGTTTTAGGTTATCTTTTCGATGACAAAATCGAAGCTGTATTAGGCAATCAAATTGCCATATCATCTGTTTTGGTTTTAGGCGGTGTTGTCTTATTATTTATAGACAAGCGCTTTAAAGATCCTAAAATTCACGATGAAAAAGAGATAACTTTTAAGAAAGCAATTACTATCGGTTTTTGGCAATGTTTAGCAATGATGCCGGGAACTTCACGATCAGCTGCATCTATAATCGGCGGTATGACACAAGGTTTAAGCCGAAAAGCAGCCGCTGAGTTTTCTTTTTTCCTTGCCGTACCGACTATGCTGGCCGTTACCGTATATTCCATCTTTGTAAAAACATGGGGAAAAGGAACACCGACAGAAATGAAAGGTTACGAAATGATCTTACAGGATCAAGATCACATTATACTATTCCTTATTGGTAATATTGTTGCTTTTATTGTTGCATTAGTCGCCGTAAAAACGTTTATCAGCGTCCTGACCAAATATGGTTTTAAATTTTGGGGCTGGTACCGGATTATCATCGGAATCGGTTTATTAATTTATTTTTATTCTGCTAAATAA
- the truB gene encoding tRNA pseudouridine(55) synthase TruB: MESLTAEQFQEGQVLLIDKPLNWSSFQAVNKIKWSLKKHLDLKKIKVGHAGTLDPLATGLLIVCTGKFTKRIPELQGMIKEYTGTFHIGATTPSYDLETEIDATFPTEHITEELLYETIAQFLGEIDQKPPVFSAIKKDGKRLYEHARKGEEVEIAARKTVIHEFEITRIALPEVDFRVVCSKGTYIRSLAYDYGLALQSGAHLTALRRTKIGDYSVDNAMPVTDFEASVTPQS; this comes from the coding sequence ATGGAGTCCTTAACCGCTGAACAATTTCAGGAAGGCCAGGTACTTCTAATTGACAAACCGCTAAACTGGTCATCATTCCAGGCTGTAAACAAGATCAAATGGTCACTTAAAAAACACCTGGACTTAAAAAAAATTAAGGTCGGACATGCCGGAACATTGGATCCGTTAGCAACCGGCCTGTTGATTGTCTGCACCGGAAAATTCACCAAGCGTATTCCGGAATTGCAGGGCATGATTAAAGAATACACCGGAACTTTTCATATTGGCGCTACTACTCCGTCCTATGATTTGGAAACCGAAATTGACGCAACTTTTCCAACGGAACATATTACCGAAGAATTGCTATATGAGACGATAGCCCAATTTTTAGGCGAAATCGATCAAAAACCACCGGTATTCTCAGCGATTAAAAAAGACGGAAAACGTTTATATGAACATGCGCGAAAAGGAGAAGAAGTTGAAATCGCCGCCCGTAAAACCGTTATTCATGAATTTGAAATCACCCGTATCGCATTACCGGAAGTGGATTTCAGAGTCGTTTGCAGCAAAGGAACTTATATTCGTTCGCTGGCTTACGATTATGGTTTAGCTTTACAGTCCGGAGCACATTTAACCGCATTGCGACGCACTAAGATCGGAGACTATTCTGTTGACAATGCCATGCCGGTTACCGATTTTGAAGCATCTGTCACACCACAATCTTAA
- a CDS encoding thioredoxin family protein, which yields METYIEDSLKRSYSYQEYRELVTKLLKEGKSTGNEQSDDLLHYSELNEVRMNRLDKTIAVPDVINDGLKHIEKKYIWLVLSEGWCGDAAQILPILHKMEVSAPNIDMKIVFRDENEVLMDRFLTNGGRSIPKLIVLDAATNDVLGDWGPRPAEAKQLIIDYKAKHGVIDETAKTDLQKWYLKDKGLSTQQELLELMQGLK from the coding sequence ATGGAGACATATATTGAAGACAGCCTGAAAAGAAGTTATTCGTATCAGGAGTATAGAGAATTGGTGACGAAATTGTTGAAAGAAGGAAAGTCAACCGGAAATGAACAGTCGGACGATTTGTTGCATTACAGTGAATTGAATGAGGTTCGTATGAATCGTCTTGATAAAACAATAGCCGTTCCGGATGTTATTAATGACGGATTAAAGCATATTGAAAAAAAATACATCTGGTTAGTTCTTTCGGAAGGATGGTGTGGTGATGCAGCTCAAATTTTACCGATATTGCATAAGATGGAAGTGTCGGCACCGAATATTGATATGAAAATCGTGTTTAGGGATGAAAATGAAGTGTTGATGGATCGTTTCCTGACAAACGGCGGAAGATCAATACCGAAATTAATCGTGCTTGATGCTGCAACAAATGATGTTTTAGGGGATTGGGGACCACGTCCGGCCGAAGCTAAACAATTAATCATCGATTATAAAGCGAAACATGGCGTAATTGATGAGACAGCTAAAACGGATTTGCAAAAATGGTATTTAAAAGATAAAGGATTGTCGACGCAACAAGAATTACTGGAGTTGATGCAAGGCTTGAAATAA